In Ruania alkalisoli, the DNA window CGCTCTCGCAGTGTCTCCACATTGCGCTGCGTGGCCGGGTGCAGCCACATCTCAGTGTGCATCGCTGGAGCGAGCACCACCGGGCACGTCACCGTCAGGAGCGTCGCTGTCAGCAGGTCGTCAGCAATACCGGCCGCGGCCCGCGCGAGCAGGTCAGCGGTCGCGGGCGCCACGACCATCAATTCCGCCTCGCGTCCCAGGCGCACGTGGTCCACCGACTCGGCGCCTTCGAAGACGGACGTGGTCACCGGCTCACCGCTGAGCGCCTCCCAGGTGGCGCGCCCCACGAAGTCGAGCGCCGCCCGGGTAGGAATCACCCGGACGGCGTGACCGTCCTCCCGCAGCGAACGCAGGACGGAGGGCACCTTGTAGGCGGCGATCCCCCCGCTCACGCCGAGCAGGATGCGCATCGAGGGTGTCAGCCCTCGGTCTTCTCAGCCGTCAGCAGGCCCTCGTTGATCTCGCGCATCGCAATGGAGAGCGGCTTCTCCTGCGGCTTGGTCTCCACGAGCGGGCCGACGTACTCCAGCAGGCCCTCGTTCAGCTGCGCGTAGTAGGCGTTGATCTGCCG includes these proteins:
- the rpoZ gene encoding DNA-directed RNA polymerase subunit omega: MSGTVAAPEGITDPPIDDLLKAADSKYALVIYSAKRARQINAYYAQLNEGLLEYVGPLVETKPQEKPLSIAMREINEGLLTAEKTEG